The Rhizoctonia solani chromosome 13, complete sequence nucleotide sequence CACTACCACCTCAAAGGACCTACCTCGTCCAAAATCACAAGGGCGCCTTGGAGACCAATGCGCGCATAAGTAGAACCAAGGCTTGCTCTCCAGCACCAAAAGTGCAAATTCCTTCTCCCCATCCTTTCCCACCCCAAAGTTAAACGCGCGAATAAGCTCGTCTATCCGAGCTTCTTCTCCGTCGTACGCGTTCGGAATGCATAGGTCGAATCAAATCCCGTACTAATAGCATCCCGTACACTAAGGCCAGGTATCGACGAGGAAAGGCATTGTATTGTTCGGGAGATATGAGTCCTATCCTTCTCTGAAGTGTTGTGGTTGGAATTGACCGACGCGGTTTGGAAAACAGACGCAAGGAACTAGCTGGCTGAGAGTATGATTGCGGATGATCACCGGTGATCATCGCCAGTAGCGTAGTTTTCCCCGAGCCTTTGACTGCGTAAATGCTCATCTTGAAGCTTTTCGGGCCATTGACTAACCATTTGGTCCTTTAAGATGCCACCTCTCTCCTTCACGAATGGTCCAGTTAACATTTGTCAGGATTTTTCGCTCGTGGTACGCGATGTTTAGCCCAACAATCTCAACAATGGGTTTACCAATTTTATGGGGGTCACCTTTGTAACCATCATTCGGCTTGTGGTCGCGTTTTGAATGCTTGGAAACCATTTGAGACCGCTCTCCGACAATAATTTTTCCATTCTCGGCTCGAATTATATGGGTGGCCCAGTCAGGGACGGGGTCTTGTCCGCGAAGTGTCATGATAACTCGAGGTGCACGCTTAATATGCAAGTCATGAAGCAGCTTCAAAAGTCTGGGTCGATGTTCTACATCAAGTCCAGCTACTCATCCGTCGTTATTACAAACCACCGAGTAAAGAAATCAGGTATACTTACTGAGAGGTTCCGTCAAAACAAGAACTTCTGGGGCAGGATTGCGCATCAGGGCTTGCAAGATTCGCGCGCGACGTGTCTGTCCATTGCTCAATGCAACGAGTGGTAAATCTAGTAGTCGCTTCAAGTCTAGCGTTTCGGCCAAGGATTCGTCCACTGTACCGAGAGATTCGCGTAGCGTCATTCGGTCTTCCTCGCGCACAGCTCCATATCTAGCTGTAAAATCATAGAATGCACCTCCACTCGCAAGACGCTGAGGGGCAAAGGACACATGAGCAATCAGATCATGTGGGTCGCGGCCGCTGGCAACCAGGAATGGGTATAGTCCACCCGAGGAGATGGAGTAATGCCAGTGTGGCCCAATAGTATCTTCAAGATGTAACGGTTAATGCTATACATATTTTGGGCGAAAAGTTTACTAATAGTCACCTCTACTATATCATTCCTTTGGTTCCCGGTAATTACCCAGCTTTCTCCCTCCTCGACCGACCACTGCACATCACGCAATGCTGGGACCGCCCTCTGGCCATCGCCGAACCGATATATATTGCTTCGAGGAACATTGACGACCAGGCTAGAGAAACGGCGCGTAGGGAACAGAGGCAAAATATGACCTCTCAAGTTTCGGAGAGACAATAAATTTAAAGCCAAGGGAGTAGCTCGCCTCATCACTATCGGGAGTAATTTAATCGCAAGGTCTGAAGCTTTCCTTGTGAGATTCCTATGTATAGCCCTAAATCAAAGTGAGTAGGCTCTATACTTCTAAGTCTAAGGCAGTATAACGACCGAAAGCGGGAGGATTGGATAAGTCATAACTTGGTGAACTTCAGATGAATCATTCCaaatcatgtcatatgaCGATTGTACCGGCCGTCTCCAGCCGATCATAATTTACCACGGTACTTATCCAAGCACGAAGACAAGACAAAGTAACCAGGTAATTCAAGCAAAAATGATTTTGTGCTCAAATGTATAGGAAATATAAAATATAGTGATTTTAGTACATTATCAATCTTCGTCCCAGTTTCCGGCTTGTTGAGGCACTTTTGGCCCACCAGCAGGTTTGGACATGATAATGCTATCCACCCGCAGAACGGAGACGGCCGCCTCGGTGGCTAGCTTGATCGCCCATGATTTTGCCGACAAAGAGTCATAAATTTGCTCCTCCTTCGTATCCAAATTCCATTGTTCTCAGACTGGAAATCAAAATGAGCCGCATGTAGTAGGGTATAATTCATCACCTTACCTCGATATCAACGCCCCAGGTAGCCCCACCTGCCTGTGCGTGCTTCTCATAAAGCTTGCTGACAACCTCTGTCATATCAAGACCGGCATTCTCGGCCAACGTGCTCGGTAAGATCTCCAATGCAGACGCATATCGCCGGACCGCGTGTTGGGACAACCCTTTCAGGCCGGCACCGTAACTTTCAACCCGCTTCGCCAGCTCGATTTCGGTTGCGCCGGCTCCAGGGACAAGACGATCATCCTTCACGAGCGCCTTAATCACATTCACGCCGTCGTCGATCGCGCGCTCCATGTCATCCAGGGTGTTCGCTGTGGCACCCCGGAGCACAATTGTGGCCGTTTTGCTCTTCTCCGCAGCACTTCCTGCCGGTGGATCTTGCCTGAATACCGTGACCCTATCACCACCGATCTCAACAGTTTCGACTATGTCCACGCTACCCGCTTCTTCGGCGGTAGGTGCGCCAAGCCTAGCCAGAGGCGTAGCTCCGACGACACGGCATAGTCGTCGGAGATCAAACTTGGAAAGCACCTTGATGACGAGAATAGAAAATCGATCAAGGTAGTGCATCGCGAGTTCCCCAACAGCGGCACCGGCTACAATGACTTGGACGCCGGAGTCTGCGATCTCCTTGAAATACTGCCAAAGACGTCAAGACACTTGCGTTGATGTAATTATGTCGTCTTACCTTTTCCAATTGTTGTTCCTCACCGCGAGTAAAGTTTAGCATTTCCTCGGCATTCCGCAATAGCACCGTGCCCTTGGTTTCGGTCTGAGCAATATCTAGCGCGCAAGTATAAACCGCGACTTTTGCCTTCGATGCCTTCTTGATCACACCTATATCGGGCTCAGCCAAATTTCATACCCAAAAAGTGAATGGCATACCTTGAGGTTCCCGGTTGAAGACCATACCACGAACGACCGTGCTAGAGTTTAATGAACCACCCATGATCTTCACCACCCGTACGTTATCCACATTAAAATGCTCGGGCCGGGAGGGCATTACAGCCAATGCGGCTTCAGCGACAAGTGAAGCAAGTGTGTCCTCTGATCCGTATTGCTTAGACGCGATCGAAGACTTGAGGACCAGAGCCAGAGATTCCTTGGTCAGTGGTTTCGCAAGATTGTAATTCGAGAGACCTTGGATATACATCAGTAATTATAAGGAAATAAATGGGATGACAACCACCTTCAAGCTCCGCCAAGGCCTTTTCGCATGCCAATTCATAACCGATAATAATTTCGCTAGGGTGAAGACCCATTATTAACAAGTGCTCGGATTTTTTGAGCAGCTCTCCAGCAAAACAAGTACAGTATTTGTCGCGTCGCCCATCTATATACGAATGTTATCCAGTTAAATCCCACATACAATCGTATCTTACCTCTGACTCTTGGGCCTGAGAAGCCATTACGAGTAGCTTTGCTGCCGGGTGGACAACCTCGATCTCCCGAATAATGGTGGCCGCGTCAGATGTAACAAACATCCGCCCAAGGTGATTATGATAAGTTTGTTCCTTCCTAAAACTAGCTACAGAGCAAAGTCTATGATAACGACTTCAAGGGCTTACCATTTGGCCCAAAGCTCGTACGAACCAAATCTGAGAGTTCGCCCACTGCTTGAATATTCCTCATGACCGCCTCTTCGATTCCTTGAAGATGCTTATATCCATCTTTGAATAGCTGGATATTGTTTGCTTTTGGTACTTTGAGAGACATTCTGAGAAATGCAGAGACACGAGAAGGCGGGTCGAGGGCGCGTCGCGTCTCCGAAAATTAAGCGCCCATCTACTCCTGCAGTCAATCACGTGAACAGCGGTTGGGGTGGCTAGAGGCTCTGCTATTCATGGATGGATTGTTATTCCTACAAGGCAAGTAGCTTTTCTCCCTCAGCTGGGTGGGCTTGATCACCAAAAACTTTATCCGGACATGCATGTTGCGGACCGCATCAATCACACGAGCGAATCGCAGCTTGTGGGCCGGGGTTGAATACAAATTCAGATCATCTTGGCCAGAACGCCATAATACGAACAATCGAGCCTGGGCCCAGTTTTGCAGTCCTTGTATATGATTCTACCATATGTCATTGTCGTCATGTAGAACCAGTGAGAGATCTATGTGCAAATCCGTGGACTGCACTGGCCAAAGTCAAAAGGCACAGCACCAAACTTGGTCCTTTCGGAAGTATGAAAAGCAGCAACAGATGTTTCTCACTGATTCCAGGAGACTGTGACAAACCCAACATGGTCCAACAGCTTATCAGAACTCTGTGTCACAAAATCGACTGACGGCCGCACAAGCCATCGGTATGAACCAAACAAAGAGCGCGCTGGTCTAATTTCGGTATATTTGAGTCCTCAAGCCTTCGTAAAGGCCCATTTAATCCAGTCAAACGACAACACTCATGCTGGAAACAATGGAGCCCCTTTCGTTTTGTCGTTTCTATCATTCAACCAGTGACCACGACCCTCGGGATGTAGCAACCAGCAAGCCATCGCCTACGCATATATAACACTTCAACACAGCTTCTAATTCCCCCCATCAGCAACATACTTCTTCCTATTCATCAGTTGTATTATTTGCTACTCTTCAATGTCGACCAATATGCTCATGCCAATCATATCTACCGCCCCCGAAAATCCTCGTGTCGAGGGCGACGATAGTGAATCTGCTGATGACTGGGTATTCCGGTGCCTCGCATTCTATGCACAACCTGACTTTCTACCACCTCCGAGGCACGGCAACTCCTGGACAGCACACATATTTCAAGCCAGCACCCGATCCAATTGCAAGAATTGGAGATACCTGCAATTCTCTTTCTGTATGGACCCGAAGACTCGAGTTACGACATGCACGCTGTCGCACACTATGGTTCCGACTGTACCGGGTAATGCTGTCGCAGACATCAAGTTCTGGGTAACCTCGTCTTATAGGTTCAATCCCCATACTAGACTGCTCTATCGCGAGGAATATACCACCGGCACCTGATGGAACATCTTCGCGAACCTCGTGGCCAAAGGCTGATCTGGGGTGGTAATCTCTCATTCAAGCAGGGCTTGGTTTCTATGTTCGTCAACTTGAGGCTCATTGCTCCCGGATCACTTCAGGAACTCGACGCTAAGCTTAGTGAATCGTACATCAGCTATAATGTGCCTCTGCCTAGAGTCGAGGAAAGTAATGAGCCCGTACCGCAACAACCAGAATGATGGGCCAGTTTGAATGTAGAATCGGGATGTCTTCTAGCACTGTTCCTATCCTTTTCCATTGACTACGCATCGCTTGCTATCTTGTATCTCCCCACATAGCGCTTTTTTTTGCTTTCAACGCTTTCCATGTACACTTATTTGATTCAATCACCCTGTCGTTCTCCATCTTTAACATTTGACTAGTTCATTAGAGCAACGCCCATAATTCAACCGACAAAACAACCACACCAAACCAACTACGCACAAACCCGAACCCCGGCGACACCTGATCAGATGCACATACACACCCAATTTCAAAGTCCGGACAAAATCCACCTATATATAGCCACATCGGTCCCAAAAAAACACACTTCCTCCAGCCGACTTCCCACGGAACCATATAGCAATACGATCTGGGGTGAGACACACACACAAGTTCTCCCAGCGGCAACTCGGCCCGCCCGAACTGCTTCGGCATCCTGCACTCGGGTGAATCGCTCCCATCCCACCCCATCACTCGTTTTTTGATAGGAGTCCCAGGACCGAGGTCAGTTCGGCGGGAGTAGGGGCTGTGAGCGGAGATGGTCGCTAGATGTATAACAGGTGGTGGGTACTTCCCGTAAGAGGGAGAGACGGAATCCCGTCGGCTAACGCATGCGAGCTGGGAGTCGATTCGGGTATGGTAAGGTATCCATCAGCGGTATCAATCAAATACAACACACCTCTCGTGCTCTGGCAGACTGAATGAGAAGAAATGAGGAATCGTTTGATTTTTGTTCTAATGCTTATATAGGTATTGGGGGAGGTCGAAATGGATGGGATTAGTGGCGTTAACTCCTATCTGGTTGCTCAACCGGCCGAGTCCGTGCATACGAGCCTGAATCCGGCTCGATCGGTCTGTTCAATTTACCGAAATTAAATTGTGTGAAGCGCACCTTGGTCTTACTCACTAAGGACGTAAGCGTGTAGGCTGTCTGGTTCCTTGTTCTCCCCGACGAGTTGAAACGCATATAATTGACCATTTCAACCCCCCCAAACGCATAGTGCAATGAAAATCCTCAGGCGTTACTTTTTCTTCCTGTGCCTCGCCCACAAGTATGTCAAATGCGACACGTGCTACGCCTTGCTGATGATACTATACATAAAACGGGCCGACGGAAGCCAGATTTGACATTTTTCGGTGTCGGAAGTACAGTATTCGATTGAATTTAATCATTCGGGTCGGTGTCCATGAGTCTTTGGAAAAGAGCGGAAGAGTTGGGGGGGCCGATCATCCGCAACCTGAAAACAAACGAGAAAATGGTACGGCTAGAACGGTCCGTTGGTAGGCAACGATCCCTCCCCTTCCGTATCGCTCGAGAAAATAATACAAACGGCGCGCTCGGCGACGACAACACATTCGTCTATTGAAAGAAAGCGATCTCAAATGGTCATTTCGGCTATTGGCGGCGCCAGCCAATACCGATGGATCTAACCAAATGGAGATTTGATTATTTTTTCTGTATTTTTTAATGTGCTATACATGGTCATGCCGGTGTCACATATTCGGCAGACGATCCACTGACGTCAATGAGAACCTTGTCTCACTTTTTGTCTTAGTTTTTTACTCTTGCTTTTGTTGTGCCCTTTGCATCCGATCCGCACGACACGCGCACCGGCTATATATGCATCAGGACCAAGCCCACATGACCAAGTGTATCGATAACACGGCTCGCCCTTGCCCGGGTATTCCATGCCTGTAGCTCGGCCGATACCGCTCCACTCAGGCACGTGGTCCACAACTCGGGTGGTGCGAAATGATATGCAAGCCCTCCCCTCCCCACTTGAAGGGATAGACAGCCGTAGATCAGGAAACGTTTCCGACGGCGATCATTTAGCCAGACCCGATTAAGGACAGCTGAACCGTCTTTGTCGTAATCACCCCCAGGGACTAAAAAAAATCGCCGTACCGGAGCGAGGAGGGAAGAGTGTAGAGGGGAGTGAGGATATGAAAAGAAGAATGAGAATGCGTGCAAGTCTAGACTCTTTTCATGGGCCAACGTGCCCCCCTCTCTCTCCACGCATATTCGGCTAGCCATCATACGGCTTCGGGTGACGGGTTGAGAGAAAAATGCCGCATGATTTGAAATGCTCGGAATCCCGGCTTGTGCGTGGGAGCACGGCCGATCGGAAGAGAAAACTCCGCCCCCTTGGGtgtgtttttttttgtgggtgtgggcgcttgaggctCAGTTCCGGTGGGGCAAGTGCCGAGATGACGCGTGCGTAGTCATGAATTGGGTTGTAAGaagggggggaggggggagggagaACAGACGCGGGAGATGTGAGATATGAGATGTGAGATGGGGAGTGGCCGAATCGGATGGGGGAGGGAGAGCGGGGAAATGGCAGGGCGACGTCGACAACGTGCCTGCAGCATGGTGGTTCTCGGAACAAATCAGGCCGGGAGACGAGGCTGTCGAGAAGccggcgggcgcttgagcaGGACCAATGGAGCAGGACCCGGGGAAAGCGGGACAAAGGTTGGGAATGTGACGGGGCGCAGCGGTGTGGAGTGGCGAGAGAGACGAGATAAATGGGGAGAGGCAGAGTGCGGATGATATATGCGGATGGGGGAGAGGATACGGGGGAGCAAGGCAGGGAGAAATGAATAGGCGTTGCAAGCGGACCGCGATGGAAGCGGGTCGGTCAATACGTCACGCGGGGTGACGGGGGTCCGTGTAGAAACGCCGTGTGAGGATCAAACCGAGGGCCGGCCCAGTTCAAGAGGGATGGGAGTCGGAGCTGTTGCTCTCATCCACATCCCCCGCATACAACACTCGATGGCCGCACCGACACCGACACCGACGCATTCTGCACCGCAGTCGACGTCACCGGGACCCGTTACGGCGAACGGTGTGACGAGCGGAGGGGAACTGTTCCCGCCGACGGCAGCGTATGCGACGTTTATGCACAGTGTGCTGAGCGAGATGCTGCACGAGCTCAAAGCAGTGCGCAAGGAGCTCCAGGACATTCGGCGCAGCCAGCCTGGACAGCCCACCCCGTCTGCCAATCGGAAGCGCAAGCGACCCGGCCCGACGGCCCCATGTGCGCTCTGTCGCATGAGCCGTACGCCGTGCATCGCCGCACATGCGACCGAGGCATGCGCCCGCTGCATCCGCAAGCAAGTCCACTGCTTCGACGACTCGGAGAACCCAGACCAGCCCCGCGTCCGCCACCCTCCGTGAGTGTTTACATCCATCCAGTGGCGATGCACCCGCTTACCCGAGCAGCGAGGACGACGGTCCCGAGGACGCCGAGTCTGAGCCGGAGGTCGAGTCGGTCGTTCCCCCGCCTCCCCCTGCCCCGGTCTGGCAACAGCCTGCTCCCAACGGCATCCCGGCCTATCCGACCCCCGGCTATCCCCCGACCCCAGTCAAGCGCGAGCGCGTGACCAAGGCATGTGCCGATTGCCACGCCCGCAAGCGCAAGTGCACTGGCGGCCCCAACTGCGGCTCCAGGCAGAGCACGTCCTCTACCCGTCCCAGTCCGCAAAAGCCAGCCGGAACAACTCCCAACTCACGCACTCGCGAGCCATGCGCTGAATGCCGTGGTCGCAAGCGCCGGTGCATCCACCATCCCGACGGCACCAATGGCAGTGCTGCCAACAGCAATAATAACAAGTCTCCAGAGGAACAAGACGAACTCGATCCTCTCGAAGAGCTTCCTCCGACAGACACCGAGCCCGAACCGGAGAGGGAGCGGGACCGCCCCATGGTCGATCCCTCGCCATCTCATTCGCATAGTCGTTCTCCCCCTCCTGGTCGGTGGCACTACCCCCCTGgccccccacctccaccgcactGGGGATACCCCGAACAACACCGGGGAGCCCCGCCTTACCACACACACCCGCATCACCCCCATGGTCCTGGTGCATTCATCCACGATCGTCCCCCGTACGCTCACCCGCACGCACATCCCCATGGACATGCCCAccccagccacccgcctccTCACCCACACGGCTTGCACCCTCATCCTCACCCGCATGCCCGGCTTCCCCCTGCTCCCGATATGCGCCACCCAAGCACGGCAGCAAACCCAACGACGGATCCGAACCTCCCTCCTTCGGCCGCTAAATCCACCACccctgctccggctcctgccCCTGCACCCCCAGCCGGACGAAAAGGCCGCGCTTGCCTTGCGTGCAGGAAACTCAAGATGCGGTGCGTTGCGCCCAACGAGGAAGGTGGGCCAGACGAGCGCTGTCAGCGATGCGAGCGAGCAGGTCTCGAGTGCGTCTATGTCGATCGGAAGCGACGTGGTCCTGGAGGTGTCTTTACGGGTCAAGAAGGTCCCAACGGCAACGGCACCTACAAGGATTCCACTCCAGGGTTTGCTGGACCAGAGAACCAAACTCCTGTATTCGACGATGGTCGGAGTGCCAAAAAACTCAAGACCGAAGGATCCCCGAGCTCCTATGCAAACGGAAATGGAAACGGTGCACCCAGGAGAGAAGACGAAATGAGGAACCAACAAGATGCGGCGAGAGCTTTGGAAGAGTCTTTTGCGGATGAAGAAGGTAGCGAGCGATAGTTTTCTTTTTTTCGTATGCCCTTGGTTTAATTCACGACGTCCCATAAACGACCCATTCTAACGACGATACACCACACAAAAAAAATATGCCCGTTTTTTTCATTTGGGTTTTACCGGATTAGACCTGGGACTGCCAAATTGTATAGACTATCATATGATGCCTGCTGCGCGTCTCCTGTAGTTATCCGAAATCAAAGTGTATCCATTCGCCATTCTGCTCGGTCACATTTCACGAGTTTCGTCTATGCTATGGTGTCATGGGCTGTGGCGTTGCATACACTGCATACCGACGCACTTTCCCCAAGGCGCAATGCCGTGGCGTCCAGGCCCATAGAGATCGGCGTCAACTGAATCAACTTGGCGTACCAAAAAAACTCTGTGACAGCCACTACCGGGATTCGTCGTCATCGTTCTAGGCATTTGCTAAACACAAAGTTCAGGGGTGGAGGATAGATCGGCACATCGTAGCGTTTCTCCCTCAACAAGGAGCCAAGTGAACTTTATCCATAGATCACCCCCTGCCTTGGTAGCCGTGTACATGTATGTACCTCGACAATCAGGCGAATCAGATACGCTCTGTCTGATTCTCTCTTACTCTTCGTGATCTGGGAACCAAGGTGCCTATATACTCGAGTCTATAGGCAGTTCAGCCTAAGGGTCGATTCGGGTCTATACATCTTTAATTTCGTCTGGTATCCAACCCTGCAACTCAAACTATATATATGTACCCGGCCAAAGTCGGGCGTAGCCGCGGCACGTTCCTGTGCCTATATAAATTCTCAATTACAAAGTTGGGCGAAATCAGGTCCACCCGGCTATCAGTTTTCTTATAGCGAATGCAAATAAAAAATATCATTGAGAGAGGGCTAGGGATGTATGTATTCCGACCCACATCATCACATGGGGAGATTTTTTGGCGGGAATTTTGGTGTCATTAAGATCACGTGTGATATTAATTACGCGTGTTTGACTGGAATTGCCGAGATTAATTATGCGATTTAGGTGTTGTTTGGGTTTCGGTGTTGATAGGATACCGTCGCTCTCATTTGATGGCCTCTCGAAGCAGAATGGAATCAGGAATTCATGCAAATCTCCTTAGTTCTAAATCTTTGAGGAATCCGACAAATATGGACATACTCCTACTGGACTCACACTACAAGACGAGCAAAACCCCTCTTGCTTCAATCGCCAGGAATCAGAATCAAGACCGAACCACACGGTCAGAACGATCAGGGCACTCCCAAATCAAGCGTAACACACGGCTTATCTCATACTCTCAATGACCTGACGCAAACACCCCATCAGTCCAGAAACGCAACCGGCAAACTCATTAACCGTCAGCGTGAGACACCTCGATGACCGAACCGTGTGGGATGGGTGGCTTCGACCAGGCTTGGGATCATCTATGCATGCGGTGAAGTTTCAAACGTCGTGCGGTTCGTCGAAACCGACCATACTCTGAGGCTAAGGGAGGTCTACTAGAAGGTCTTGTTCTGGAGAAGGGGAGGTAATGTGGGGGTTCTATCGTATGCAAAGGTCATGGGATGCTGGTTTCAGTGCGTGTATGCATGTGGTAgaacggagctgggccatacgATGGTTGACTACTGTTCAGGTGTGGGCTACCAGGTTCCGAGAAGTATAAAATATCTGCATCGGCGAGTTGTTGGCTGCCATCCAGCGGCCATTCGTTCATTTCACTTGTTTCATCATGCACGCCAAGACCTCATTGTACGTCTCTAGCTAGTTGGTTCCTATGGGATCGTCCGCAGGCCGTAGTGCTAATACCATCGACAGGCATCTTTTTTTTGCCGCTTCGGCGCTCGCTGCGCCCGCAGAGCTCGAAACTCGCCAGAGTTGCTCAAAAGCACAATGGTTTTCCTTGCTGGCACCAACGAGGAAGGTCTCGGCCTCGCCGGTAAACCCTCTCCTCTTCTCTCGGTTCTGGGTACGCTCAACCCGCTCGTTCAAGATAAATGATAATAATTGCGTTTTGATAGTTTCACGACCTACTCCGTTCCTTACGACACCAGGGCCGAGTACAGCTCTACCATTACCGCGGGTGCCACTCTCGTCGCCAACTACATTTCTTCTCAAGCTGCCAAGTGCCCCAGTCAGGTCTTTGTTCTTGGAGGATACTCCAAGGGTGCCATGGTCATTCACCGTAAGACTGTTCCCCTTATTTTCTCCAACACTTGCTAAGATCCTCGAAACAAAAAGGTACTTCGCTCCTTCCACTCTCAAGGCCAAGGTCAAGGCCATCGTCGTCTTCGGAGACCCATACCGCAGCTCGAGCAGCACCTGGCCCATCAACTCCCCAGTCGTCGACTCGGCTCCTCGCGACGGAAGCACTGCGTCCCAGAACGTGGCGAGCTTCTGCAACTCGGGTGACTTGTTCTGTGACGGCGGATTGAGCGTTCCTGCTCACCTTGCTTATGGAACTGATGGAAGGTACGTGCAACCACCATATGTTTTTGGTCTACAAAGGGATGTATGCTGATTTTGGTTATAATTTTCAGCACCACTGTTGCTGCCACTTTCATCAAGAACAAGGTCGCTTAAGGTTTACTGCTCAGATTTTTGCTTCCGTGTATATATACTTGACTTGGTATCGAAAGTAAAAAGTTGTATGACTATCCGGCGTTTGGGAGCTTTTTTGCGCTAATCCGTGTGATTGTCGGTCCGAGTTTCTCCCCCTTATGAAGAAAAGGGATAGCGAAAACCAAAAACCAAAGCGAGGTTTTGGACCGATTATAGACTTCTAAATTGATGGTGTAAAGACTGCTTAAACAGAAATAGTACAATTTACCTCCTATGAGACGACGATTTGCAAAAGGTTACAGTGAAAACGGCCAATTGGTTCGGACCCGATATGGAAAATAACAGGCACCCGGACGATGCGAAAGGAATATCCTAAATTAGGCACGCACATATCAAGTACCCAACCGGGTTGAATGTGTCTATTTCCATGATTGTACCAAGAGTAGATGACATAATGAGAGCCATAGCACTATAGTAAGATGCATAGTAAAAGTATCTAAATCTATAAAACCAACACAGGCCAAGTGGAATCAATGCTTTAATGGAGCTGAGAGCAGTGCCACCTGCGCGCCTGTCAACCTCGATCACTCGTCCAGGCCAACAACCTCGAAGAACTTGCGTGGGTCCATTCCCCGGCAgatgtgtggtcagtgccgGTCTTCTTCAGTAGCGCCATTGCCTCACGGATCGCATGTACTGCCGCGACGGCCGAGACAAGAGAGAAGATGATGATCTTTGCACCCATTGCCTCTGCCTCTTGGGTGGTGAACGAAGGAGTCAGACCGCCTGAGATAACGTTCACAAGCACCTATTATCTGCGTCAATATCTATCCGGTTAGGGTTCGATTAACTCGGACTTACAGGTGTAGGAGCCAATGCCTTCACAGTCTTCTCGAGCAGCTCCTTGGTCTTCACACCCTCGATGAACGCTACATCAGCGCCGACAGAGGCAGCTGCTTGCAAGCGGCGGATAGCCTCATCCATGCCGAGCACCTGAGCAGAGTCGGTACGAGCAATGACAACGAATCGCACCCGGAATGGCGTCACGAGCCTGGACAGCTGCACGGATACGGGTCACGAACTCCTCGGTGGAGACGACCTGCTTGCCAAGCAAGTGTCCGCATCGCTTAGTTTGAACCTGCGACCCCGCAGTCAATTATCTTGCCAAGTAAGGGTC carries:
- a CDS encoding TCP-1/cpn60 chaperonin family (T-complex protein 1), producing MSLKVPKANNIQLFKDGYKHLQGIEEAVMRNIQAVGELSDLVRTSFGPNASFRKEQTYHNHLGRMFVTSDAATIIREIEVVHPAAKLLVMASQAQESEVRYDYGRRDKYCTCFAGELLKKSEHLLIMGLHPSEIIIGYELACEKALAELEGLSNYNLAKPLTKESLALVLKSSIASKQYGSEDTLASLVAEAALAVMPSRPEHFNVDNVRVVKIMGGSLNSSTVVRGMVFNREPQGVIKKASKAKVAVYTCALDIAQTETKGTVLLRNAEEMLNFTRGEEQQLEKYFKEIADSGVQVIVAGAAVGELAMHYLDRFSILVIKVLSKFDLRRLCRVVGATPLARLGAPTAEEAGSVDIVETVEIGGDRVTVFRQDPPAGSAAEKSKTATIVLRGATANTLDDMERAIDDGVNVIKALVKDDRLVPGAGATEIELAKRVESYGAGLKGLSQHAVRRYASALEILPSTLAENAGLDMTEVVSKLYEKHAQAGGATWGVDIEEEQIYDSLSAKSWAIKLATEAAVSVLRVDSIIMSKPADTIGPHWHYSISSGGLYPFLVASGRDPHDLIAHVSFAPQRLASGGAFYDFTARYGAVREEDRMTLRESLGTVDESLAETLDLKRLLDLPLVALSNGQTRRARILQALMRNPAPEVLVLTEPLTGLDVEHRPRLLKLLHDLHIKRAPRVIMTLRGQDPVPDWATHIIRAENGKIIVGERSQMVSKHSKRDHKPNDGYKGDPHKIGKPIVEIVGLNIAYHERKILTNVNWTIREGERWHLKGPNGSGKTTLLAMITGDHPQSYSQPASSLRLFSKPRRSIPTTTLQRRIGLISPEQYNAFPRRYLALVYGMLLVRDLIRPMHSERVRRRRSSDRRAYSRV
- a CDS encoding Fungal Zn(2)-Cys(6) binuclear cluster domain, encoding MAAPTPTPTHSAPQSTSPGPVTANGVTSGGELFPPTAAYATFMHSVLSEMLHELKAVRKELQDIRRSQPGQPTPSANRKRKRPGPTAPCALCRMSRTPCIAAHATEACARCIRKQVHCFDDSENPDQPRVRHPPEDDGPEDAESEPEVESVVPPPPPAPVWQQPAPNGIPAYPTPGYPPTPVKRERVTKACADCHARKRKCTGGPNCGSRQSTSSTRPSPQKPAGTTPNSRTREPCAECRGRKRRCIHHPDGTNGSAANSNNNKSPEEQDELDPLEELPPTDTEPEPERERDRPMVDPSPSHSHSRSPPPGRWHYPPGPPPPPHWGYPEQHRGAPPYHTHPHHPHGPGAFIHDRPPYAHPHAHPHGHAHPSHPPPHPHGLHPHPHPHARLPPAPDMRHPSTAANPTTDPNLPPSAAKSTTPAPAPAPAPPAGRKGRACLACRKLKMRCVAPNEEGGPDERCQRCERAGLECVYVDRKRRGPGGVFTGQEGPNGNGTYKDSTPGFAGPENQTPVFDDGRSAKKLKTEGSPSSYANGNGNGAPRREDEMRNQQDAARALEESFADEEGSER
- a CDS encoding cutinase, producing MVFLAGTNEEGLGLAGKPSPLLSVLVSRPTPFLTTPGPSTALPLPRVPLSSPTTFLLKLPSAPVRSLFLEDTPRVPWSFTVRLFPLFSPTLAKILETKRYFAPSTLKAKVKAIVVFGDPYRSSSSTWPINSPVVDSAPRDGSTASQNVASFCNSGDLFCDGGLSVPAHLAYGTDGSTTVAATFIKNKVA
- a CDS encoding carboxyphosphonoenolpyruvate phosphonomutase produces the protein MVVQPIQTFEREYTIPAHLRHTADEPLSAKASTRLRQLLARPGIVAAPVGAATTAAKLGMPDLAIATLPDFPQLLYPLIADADTGFGGPAMVARTVQMYDRAGVAALHIEDQLSRLVTPFRVRFVVIARTDSAQVLGMDEAIRRLQAAASVGADVAFIEGVKTKELLEKTVKALAPTPVLVNVISGGLTPSFTTQEAEAMGAKIIIFSLVSAVAAVHAIREAMALLKKTGTDHTSAGEWTHASSSRLLAWTSDRG